The following nucleotide sequence is from Alkalihalobacillus sp. LMS39.
TACCTATGCAAATGTTTATATTAGCCTTTATTCCTATCCAATTTCTATATTTCATAAATGTAATTTCTACTACTATTTTGACTGGAGTTACATTTGGACTTGTTTTACAACTCGACTTTAGAAAAGGTTTTGAACTTATAATTGCTTCTACACCTCACGTTATCTTTGAAGTTTTTGCTTACTGCATACTTGCAGCGGTACTTTTCAAATTAAACCAAGTTGTTAGAGTAAAGTTAAAAAGTTTATATAAGAAAAACAATTTCCAAGAACCATTATCATTAATTAAAAAGTTCTTAGAGGTAATAAGAACTTACGCTGTTTTTGTTTTACCGATAATAGTAGTGGCTGGATTTCTAGAAACTTACATACCCGATATCATAATTAATTTATTTCAATAGCAGATCTAAATGGATAGATTGATAAATGATTTCGATAGCTTTAATATGCATTATTGTTGTAGTTATTAGTTTTGTTTTCTACTATAAAAGAAAATGGAGATTCAATTGACAGGTGTAGTAAAAATATTTAAAGAGGAGAAATCTATAAAATATTGGTTAATGGCAATTGGTTGGGCATTAATATGTTTTTCAGGGGGAAATTTATTTTTGATATTATTAAAGAAAGAAATATGAATTTTCCATTCTTAATCGGTGGATTTATAGGAATAACATTAATGGTCTTAGGTCTTGTTATGAAAAAAAATTCAAAGCAAGTAAATCCGTTATTTAAATAAAATTTGATATGGAGTAAAAGAGAACATTCTTCCACTCACGGGAGCATTCTTTAATGTTAAACTAAAGGACAGAATACATGTAGAAGTATAGAAGTTTTTTGATAAAAAAATACTAAAAAAGGATGTGAATACATGGAAAATACTTTACAGCGTCACAAAGTGAAATCTTTTTTTAAAATACTTTTATTGAGCTTAACAATAATATCAATGAGCTTTATAATATGGGCAGGTTTTACTGGAAAAGAGTCTATATTCCCGTATTTACTAAGTGTAACTTTATTTTTATCAATCAGTAATTTATTTCTGATTGATAAAAATCCAGCGAAATAAAAGTTTTACAGGATTATATTTATCTTGTCTCTGGTTTGTCAGTTGTATTTGCAATAGTGCCTGATTTTCGGGGGATAATTGGTAAACAGAGAGAAGCCTTATTGAGCTAAAGTCAGTAGATTTTCGCTAGGTTTTTTTGTTCAATAACCCTATAAAATGCGAATGATTATTTCCTTTTGACTTAACAAAAGGGGCCTATATGTATGAAGAATATAGGTCCCTTAGTTGCTTCTTATATAAAAAACTACCCGTGTACAATTTCTTCAAGTGCCTTATTTCGTTGTTCTTGCTCTTCCACGGATGCTAGATCATATTTCTTTAACAAATGAAACACGTCATTAAGCTGTAGTTGTGTTGGGTTTGTTTGAAGCCATGCCTCACAACCTTTATGCAACTGTGGTGGCATAAACTCTTTTTGACTTTTGAGTTTCTGTATGACATCTTGTACTGAATGATCAAGCCTGCATTCACCCATATACTTACCCTCCAATTCTAGACATTTCCACTTTGCTTTTTGATTTTTTCGTTTGTCCTCTTTCCTCAGAATACCGGTCTTTTCTGTTGTACCATATGTCTTTAATAACAGAAGCCAGTTCCATATCAGAAAGCGCAGAGCGAGTAGGCGTTCGTAAATCATGGCCAAATGATGAAAATAAACAGGTGTATAATTTCCCATCGGCAGATAGTCGGGCTCGATTACAACTTTGACAAAATGCATCCGTTACAGAAGAGATGACCCCAATTTCTGCTTTTTCGCCTTGATAACGAAACCTTGTGGCGACTTCGCCTTCATAATTTGGATCAATGGCTTCAAGTGGCATGACTTGATGAATAGCTTCTATAATTTGCTTTTTCGAATACACTTCATCCATTTTCCAATTATTTGTATTGCCAACATCCATGTATTCTATAAAGCGGAGAATATGGCCTTTTTCTTTAAAAAATTTGGCCATTGGAATAACCTCGTCCTCATTCATACCGCGCTTAACAACCATGTTTATTTTTACTGAAAGTCCGGCTTTTGAAGCAGCATCAATGCCATCAAGGACGGTTTGAACCGTAACGCCTCGGCCATTAATTTTCCCAAAAACCTCATCTTTTAAGGAATCAAGACTAATGGAAACGCGTTTCAATCCTGCTTCTTTTAAGGCTTGGGCATGTTTTGGCAACAGAGAACCATTTGTCGTCATGGCAATATCGTCTAATCCTGGAATCTCACTAAGCTTTTCAATAAGAAGTGGCAAATCTTTACGCATCAGAGGTTCACCGCCTGTGATGCGGATTTTTTTAACGCCTAAAGATTGGACGAAGATGGTTGAGAGTCTTTCTAATTCTTCAAAACTTAGAAGTTCATTCCGCTGTAAAAAGGGATAATCAGGTCCGAAAATTTCAGCTGGCATACAATAGGAACAGCGGAAATTACATTTATCTGTGACTGATATACGTAAGTCTCGAAGTGGACGTTTCAGTTTATCAAGAACAGTTGCTTCTTTACTCATCTATTTCGCTCCTTTCATTTTGCGTTACAATGTGATCCGACTTGAGTGACTATATATATTAAATGACTCACCACGAATAAATCCTACCGTTGTTATATTTAAGTCTTCTGCTAGTTTTATCGCTAAATCAGTAGGAGCTGACTTTGATAACACAATTCCTACACCGATTTTTGCCGCTTTCGTTAACACCTCAGATGAAAGCCTACCACTGAAAGCTAGGATTTTATCACGGATTGAGATTTTGTGGAGTAGACTATACCCATATAATTTATCAAGTGCATTATGCCTGCCAATATCTGTTCGTGTCACAATGACTTGTTCATTCGTACAAAGGGCTGCATTATGAACACCACCGGTTTCTTTAAATACAATACTGCTCTCTTGCAATGCTTTCATTAATTGAATACATTGATTAGCGGACACCGTTTTTGTACTTAAAGAAGTTTTCGCTGTTTTTACGTCATTATGAAAATAAAACTGTCTGCTTTTCCCACAACAGGAGCCGATAAACCGTTTTGTATATTGGAGCTGGTCAAAAGCACAATCAGTTTCAAGCTGCACATAGGCAAATCCTTTTGAAGCATCAATCGATAAATCAACAATTTCTTTAGTAAAGCGAATAACGCCTTCAGATGCTAAAAAGCCGATGACCATTTCTTCAAGGTCGGTTGGTGTACATACCATTGTAGCAAATTCTTCTTTGTTCAAGTAAATGGTAAGAGGATATTCTGTGACAATGTCGTCATCTCGTTCTTGTAACTTGTTATTGGAAAAAGTAATAATTTTACGTTTGACAATCATGGGCTGGTGATCCATGTTCTCACCTCACCTATATATATTTTATTCGATGATAACGGAAGAAGGATGTGAGATTTTTCATTTGAAAAGATTGAAAATGAATCAAAATCAGGTTATATTTTAAGTATGTTCATAAAATTGTAACATTTTTAAGGTGAGTTAGCGAGCCTGACTTTAGTTGTGCTCCTTTATGTAAGCGCTTTATATTTGTGGGGACTCGTTATCGTATTTTGTACAAATCACGTATCACTATGCGACAACTAGATAGAAGGGATTTATATATATATAAATAAGCACGAAATTTTTCAGTAGAAGAAGGAGTGTATCTGATGGGGAGAACGAAACATACAGGTCCAATGAAATTAAATAAAAAGCCATCACCACAATTATGGGCATCCTTGGCACCAATGGGTTTAGGGAAAGTGAAACCACATCATATTCGTGATACGGCTAAAGTGATTTGGGAAAATAAAGACAGTCTTCCTTATGCTTATCGCATTTTAACCGAAGGGGTTTGTGACGGGTGTGCACTTGGAGTATCTGGCCTTTATGATCAAACATTAGCTGGACCACATTTGTGCACGACAAGGCTAAATGTATTACGGTTAAATACAGCACCTGCCATTGAACCGGTTTGGTTTGAAAATATAGATAAATTAAAAGAATTAAATAGTACACAGCTACGAAAACTAGGACGAATTCCATATCCACTTTCTCGGAAAAAAGGGGAATCGAAGTTTACAAGAATAACATGGGATGAAGCTTTACAACGAATCGCAAGGAAGATTAAAAACATTGATCCAAAGCAACTCGCGTTTTATTTAACGGCAAGAGGCATTACAAATGAAGTCTATTATACAGCAGCCAAAACAGCTAGATTTCTAGGAACGAATAATATTGATAATGCTTCCCGCATCTGCCATTCTCCAAGTAAAACAGCGCTAAAACGTTCTTTAGGAATAGGGGCGGCTAGTTGTAATTATAAAGATTGGATCGGAACAGATGTCCTTGTCTTTTGGGGTTCTGTTGCCGCAAACAATCAGCCTGTCTCAACGAAGTATATGTATGCAGCGAAAAAAGCAGGAACAAAAATTATTATGATTAACCCATATAGAGAGCCAGCAATGGAGAAATATTGGATTCCATCGATTGCAGAAAGTGCCCTATTTGGAACAAAAATTGTAGATGATGTGTTTCAAGTCAACATTGGCGGCGATATCGCATTTATGAATGGTGTCATGAAGCACTGGTTTGAAATGGAAGAGGAAAAACGAGGCTCAGCCATTCATCATGATTTTGTCCAACAACATACAAATGGATTTGTTGAATTAAAAGAACATATTGCACAGCAAAAATGGGTGGAACTTGAACAGTCTTCTGGTTTGACGAAAGCAAGAATGCTTGAATTTGCCCAATTGCTCGCCAAGGCAAGTACAGGAATTTTCATTTGGAGTATGGGATTAACACAACACCGATTTGCGACCGATAATATTTCACAAGTCGCTAATTTAGCTTTATTACGAGGGTTTATTGGCCGTGAACATTGTGGTGTCATGCCAATCCGTGGACATAGCGGTGTTCAAGGATCTGGAGAAATGGGAGCCGATCCGTTTGTATTACCTGGTAGTGATTTTGATGAGCAAAATGCAGTAAGAATGGAAAAGGTTTGGGGTTTTCCGATTCCAAGATGGCAAGGGGACACAGTTGGGCAAATGTTAGAAAATGCGATGCTTGAAGAAGGACATGAGCGAAAATTAAAAGTGTTTTATACAAGCGGTGGAAACTTTCTTGAAACGATGCCTAATCCTGATTTTATTGAAAAAGCACTTGAACAAGTGGAGCTTCGTGTGCATCAAGATATTATTTTAAATACATCCACCCTCGTGGATGCTAAAGAGGAAGTTATCGTATTGCCCGCTATGACAAGGTATGAACAACCAGGTGGTGGAACATCGACAAGTACGGAAAGAATGGTTTACTTTAGTCCTGAAATAAAAGGTCCAAGGATTGAAGAAGCAAGAGCGGAATGGCAAATTTATGTTGAGTTAGCAAAGCGGGTGTATCCGGAGAAAAAAGACTTGATTGATTTTCAAACAGCTCAAGAGATTCGAGACGAAATAGCACTGGCAAACCCTCATTATGATGGCATACAGCATGTAAAGGGAAAAGGCGATGTATTCCAATGGGGCGGGGCTTGGTTATGTGAAGAAGGAGTTTGTCCCACTCCTGATGGAAAAGGAAATTTATTTGCGATTGATATACCTGAAAACCGGAGAACAGAAGGGCAATTCAATGTCACTTCTCGTCGAGGAAAACAATTTAATTCGATGATTTATGATGAGAAAGATCCGTTTACGAATTTTACTCGTTATGATGTGATTATGAATGAACAGGATGCAGTTAAGCTTGGAATAAAAGAAAATGATGCTATTGTTGTGTATAACCCTTACGGAGTGCTTCAAGGTTGGGCAAAGTTTGATGAGGTAAGCTCAGGGAACATTGCGGTATATTGGCCAGAAGGAAATGTGCTTCTCCCAAAAGGAGTGTATGAAGAGCATGCTAAAATACCTGAATATAATACAGGAGCGATTGTAGAAAAAGCCGAAATTTTTCATGCCCATAAAGATCAGAACTATGTTGAAAAACGAATTGATGATTTAGAAATGTCACTTGAATAAAATTGATATGTTGGTAAAAACTTAATAACGAGAAATAAATATCCCAATGACATCCATTGGGATATTTTGTTAGCAAAATTGACGATGCTTGCACGATTTTGCATAAACACGGTAAAAATATATTTGTTTCAATAAAAGTATATTGCCAATCCTATGGAAACTCTGCTATCATGGTAAGTGCAAACGGTTGCGTATTGATAAAGAGAGAAATGAGGAGAAGATATGAAAAAATCTTGGTGGAAAGAATTAGTAGCCTATCAAATCTATCCGAGAAGCTTCATGGATTCAAATGGTGATGGAATTGGGGATATTAAGGGGATTATTTCTAAGTTAGATTATTTAAAATCGCTAGGAATAGACTTGATTTGGATTTGTCCAGTTTATAAATCACCAAATGATGATAACGGATACGACATTAGTGATTATCAAGATATTATGGAAGAGTTCGGAACAATGGAGGATTTTGATTCATTATTAGAAGAAGTTCACAATCGTGGAATGAAATTAATTGTTGATTTAGTTATCAATCATACAAGTGATGAACATCCATGGTTTATTGAGTCAAAATCAAGCAAAGATAACCCGAAACGCGATTGGTATATTTGGCGAGATGGAAAAGGTGGAAAAGAGCCAAACAATTGGGAAAGTATTTTTAGTGGATCTGCTTGGGAATATGACGAACAGTCAGATCAATACTATATGCATATTTTCTCTAGAAAGCAACCTGACTTGAATTGGGAAAAGAAAGAAGTTCGATATGCGATTTACGATATGATTAATTGGTGGCTGGATAAAGGAATTGATGGTTTCCGTGTTGATGCAATTAGTCATATTAAAAAAGAAGAAGGCTTAAAAGATATGCCTAACCCTAAAAAGCTGCAATACGTATCTTCTTTTGACAAGCATATGAATGTAGAAGGTATTAATGAGTTTTTAGAAGAGTTAAAAGAAGAAACATTTTCGAAATATGACATCATGACAGTCGGAGAAGCAAATGGTGTAAATGTTGAAGATGCAGAAGAATGGGTTGGCGAAGAAAAAGGAAAATTCAATATGATTTTCCAATTTGAGCATTTAGGTCTTTGGGACGCAGATAAAGATAAAGGTCTTGATATTCAAGGATTGAAGAAAGTGTTGACAAGATGGCAAAAAGGCTTAGAAAACAATGGCTGGAATGCGCTGTTTATTGAAAACCATGATAAAGCACGTGTTGTTTCTACATGGGGAAATGACAAGGAATTTTGGCGTGAAAGTGCTACTGTGTTTGCAACGATGTATTTCTTAATGCAAGGCACACCATTTATTTACCAAGGCCAAGAAATCGGAATGACAAATGTGAAATTCCCATCGATTGATGACTATAATGATGTTTCTGTTAAAAATATGTATCGCATCAAACGAGCAGAAGGTGTAAGTCATGAAGAAATAATGGAAATTATCTGGGCAACAGGACGTGATAATTCAAGAACACCTATGCAATGGTCAGCAGAGAAAAATGGTGGATTTTCAGATGGAACGCCTTGGCTTGGTGTAAATCCAAACTATAAAACGATCAATGTAGAAAAACAATGGGACGATCCAAAGTCGATTTTAGCATATTACCGAAACATGATTGACTTGAAAAAGAGCGATGATATTTTCACATATGGACAATATGATTTAATCGCTGAAAAACACCCGACGATTTATGCGTATACAAGAACAATGGGTGAAGAAAAAGTAGTTGTCATTTGTAACTTAGCAGAACAAACAGCTCAATTTAAAGAACCGACAATCGAGCTTGAATATAGCAACCTTCTTTTAGCTAATTATGATGTGATAAAACATAATCCACAACATGACATCACATTACAACCATATGAAGCTAGGGTGTATCGATTATCGTAAGAAAGTCATTTAACTTAATAAAAAATGTAAACGGTTGACGGGTGGAAAAATTTTAAAGATTTTTCTAAAATATATGTTGAATTTCTAAATTTTGCATGCTATTATCTAGGTATCCACCCGAACGCAACCGTTTGCGAAAGCGACGTGTCGTTCAACAGGACTAACTCTCATAAGAGTTTTCTCTTTTTCATTATAATGTAAGCGTTTTAATGAGATGGAGAGATTTGTGGGAATCATCTTAGAACGACATTTTTTTTATTGTTTTATGCAAACGTATTCGTAAGGTGAGACTAAAGATTTATATATGGGGGTAACGATATGAAAATGGGGAAACGTTGGTTCGTTGGTTTAGCTCTACTCTTGTTGCTTAGCTTTGCTGTAGTTGGATGCTCAAGTAGTGATAGTTCTACGGAAGATGCGCCAGATGCAACAAATACGAATGAAACAGAAGAAGCTCCATCTGCGACTGAAGGAGAAGAAGTTTCATTAGAAATTTTCCAATTTAAAGTAGAGTTTAAAGACCAATTTGAAGCATTAGCGAAAACATACGAAGAAGAAAATCCTAATGTAAACATAAACATAACTACCGTTGGGGGAGGCCAAGATTATGGCGTAGCATTACGAGCGAAATTTGCCTCTGGTGATGAGCCGGACATTTATAATGTTGGTGGACCACAAGACGTTGAAGACTGGATCGATAGTTTAGCAGATTTATCCGATACACAAAGTGCATCATTAGCCCTTGATGGTACATTAGAAGGGGTTAGCCGTGATGGTCAAATATTAGGCCTTCCATATAATCAAGAA
It contains:
- a CDS encoding stage II sporulation protein M, translated to MSKLVLKRALNFFILAATLTIAASIITYIINPDVKVVMEGINNRSSDQIKESTGLDKVWAYVVNNGFMVPMQMFILAFIPIQFLYFINVISTTILTGVTFGLVLQLDFRKGFELIIASTPHVIFEVFAYCILAAVLFKLNQVVRVKLKSLYKKNNFQEPLSLIKKFLEVIRTYAVFVLPIIVVAGFLETYIPDIIINLFQ
- a CDS encoding group-specific protein, with product MGECRLDHSVQDVIQKLKSQKEFMPPQLHKGCEAWLQTNPTQLQLNDVFHLLKKYDLASVEEQEQRNKALEEIVHG
- the moaA gene encoding GTP 3',8-cyclase MoaA gives rise to the protein MSKEATVLDKLKRPLRDLRISVTDKCNFRCSYCMPAEIFGPDYPFLQRNELLSFEELERLSTIFVQSLGVKKIRITGGEPLMRKDLPLLIEKLSEIPGLDDIAMTTNGSLLPKHAQALKEAGLKRVSISLDSLKDEVFGKINGRGVTVQTVLDGIDAASKAGLSVKINMVVKRGMNEDEVIPMAKFFKEKGHILRFIEYMDVGNTNNWKMDEVYSKKQIIEAIHQVMPLEAIDPNYEGEVATRFRYQGEKAEIGVISSVTDAFCQSCNRARLSADGKLYTCLFSSFGHDLRTPTRSALSDMELASVIKDIWYNRKDRYSEERGQTKKSKSKVEMSRIGG
- the fdhD gene encoding formate dehydrogenase accessory sulfurtransferase FdhD; translated protein: MDHQPMIVKRKIITFSNNKLQERDDDIVTEYPLTIYLNKEEFATMVCTPTDLEEMVIGFLASEGVIRFTKEIVDLSIDASKGFAYVQLETDCAFDQLQYTKRFIGSCCGKSRQFYFHNDVKTAKTSLSTKTVSANQCIQLMKALQESSIVFKETGGVHNAALCTNEQVIVTRTDIGRHNALDKLYGYSLLHKISIRDKILAFSGRLSSEVLTKAAKIGVGIVLSKSAPTDLAIKLAEDLNITTVGFIRGESFNIYSHSSRITL
- a CDS encoding FdhF/YdeP family oxidoreductase, coding for MGRTKHTGPMKLNKKPSPQLWASLAPMGLGKVKPHHIRDTAKVIWENKDSLPYAYRILTEGVCDGCALGVSGLYDQTLAGPHLCTTRLNVLRLNTAPAIEPVWFENIDKLKELNSTQLRKLGRIPYPLSRKKGESKFTRITWDEALQRIARKIKNIDPKQLAFYLTARGITNEVYYTAAKTARFLGTNNIDNASRICHSPSKTALKRSLGIGAASCNYKDWIGTDVLVFWGSVAANNQPVSTKYMYAAKKAGTKIIMINPYREPAMEKYWIPSIAESALFGTKIVDDVFQVNIGGDIAFMNGVMKHWFEMEEEKRGSAIHHDFVQQHTNGFVELKEHIAQQKWVELEQSSGLTKARMLEFAQLLAKASTGIFIWSMGLTQHRFATDNISQVANLALLRGFIGREHCGVMPIRGHSGVQGSGEMGADPFVLPGSDFDEQNAVRMEKVWGFPIPRWQGDTVGQMLENAMLEEGHERKLKVFYTSGGNFLETMPNPDFIEKALEQVELRVHQDIILNTSTLVDAKEEVIVLPAMTRYEQPGGGTSTSTERMVYFSPEIKGPRIEEARAEWQIYVELAKRVYPEKKDLIDFQTAQEIRDEIALANPHYDGIQHVKGKGDVFQWGGAWLCEEGVCPTPDGKGNLFAIDIPENRRTEGQFNVTSRRGKQFNSMIYDEKDPFTNFTRYDVIMNEQDAVKLGIKENDAIVVYNPYGVLQGWAKFDEVSSGNIAVYWPEGNVLLPKGVYEEHAKIPEYNTGAIVEKAEIFHAHKDQNYVEKRIDDLEMSLE
- a CDS encoding alpha-glucosidase, with protein sequence MKKSWWKELVAYQIYPRSFMDSNGDGIGDIKGIISKLDYLKSLGIDLIWICPVYKSPNDDNGYDISDYQDIMEEFGTMEDFDSLLEEVHNRGMKLIVDLVINHTSDEHPWFIESKSSKDNPKRDWYIWRDGKGGKEPNNWESIFSGSAWEYDEQSDQYYMHIFSRKQPDLNWEKKEVRYAIYDMINWWLDKGIDGFRVDAISHIKKEEGLKDMPNPKKLQYVSSFDKHMNVEGINEFLEELKEETFSKYDIMTVGEANGVNVEDAEEWVGEEKGKFNMIFQFEHLGLWDADKDKGLDIQGLKKVLTRWQKGLENNGWNALFIENHDKARVVSTWGNDKEFWRESATVFATMYFLMQGTPFIYQGQEIGMTNVKFPSIDDYNDVSVKNMYRIKRAEGVSHEEIMEIIWATGRDNSRTPMQWSAEKNGGFSDGTPWLGVNPNYKTINVEKQWDDPKSILAYYRNMIDLKKSDDIFTYGQYDLIAEKHPTIYAYTRTMGEEKVVVICNLAEQTAQFKEPTIELEYSNLLLANYDVIKHNPQHDITLQPYEARVYRLS